The Candidatus Bathyarchaeota archaeon genomic interval CACAGTTACGGCGCTTTGCTGCATGCCATAGGGGATGTGCATAGCAAACTCGGGTTCTGGTATAACCGATAACACGTCCTATGATGGTAGCGCTGGTGTGGGGAGCAAGTCCATGGATGAGTTGCCCCACCATTTGGCCCCTTTCATTGATCTGGTAGTAGGGATCTACGCCGTAAAATAATGTAAGGAGGTCATCTATGAACTTCGAGGCCTTGACAAGATAGTCGCCGCAATCCTCTGGTAAAACGATGTCTTGGACCTTGAGCTCTAACATCTGATCGGCATTCTTCAAGGGATTCCCATGCATGTCATAGATATACCCGAGATTCCGGAGCTGCTCTATGTTACCTCCAACCTCTGAGGGGGTAAAGTGGGTGAGAGGAACATCAGTGAGATCGTATCTTAATGTGCCATCCTTGAAGACTGAGAGATCATAACGAGCCCTGAGAAAACCTTTCTCAAGGGGCTCCGCAGTCTTATTCTTATTCATGAGTGCCTTTACACATTTGAATCGTGCCGGGAGCTGTTCTCCTAACTTGGCTCCAATCTTTTTCCAGGCTTGATCTAAAAGGCTCCTCAGGTCTAGGTCCGTTGAGTGACTGCAATTAGTTTCCACTTTGCAGACTGGGCAGACCATGGTATCAACTGCCCTCCCGCATCTAGGACATCTTTTTCGCGCAATAGCTGTCTCCCCGCAGACGTGGCAACAGACCCCGTAGCAAAGTGTCCCGCACTGGGAGCAGTAATTGGCAGAGATTTGAATAGCGGTAGTCTGTCCCTTTTTAGTCTTTAAAATATTCCTTTGTGCACCCCCGGCACTACCGATGGGAAAGAGGCCATGAACATAGGGGGACATTTTCCTTTCTTTTGCCTTCTCAGGGCGCCCCATCCTGGCACCCACATGAACAGGCGCCTTATCCCTGATGTCGATGTCTGAAAGGGCCCTAACAATCTCCAAGGGCGTCCCTTCCACTACGTCTATTTTTGATTCATATAATCTGAGAAGTTTTTCTAAAATTGGGGCGACCATGTCAAGGCCCACCATACTTCCAAAATAGTCATGAGGTATCAGGAGCATTTCTAGGATTCTCTTAGTTTCGGGTTCTAACCTAAGTTCATAAGGGGCTTGGGATGGCCATGATTCCGCAAGGGCATTTCGGAGCCTTAATAATTCTTCTCGAGTTACAGCATTCCATGTATAGGTATACCTCGGGTGGAGGGGTACTCCAAACTCTGTCAAGGTAATAGCTTCAATGGGACTGGGTATTGTGTCTTTTTTCGCTATAAACGCTTCAAGTCTCGTGGTGCTAATCGGGGTTCCAAGACTGCTTTTGTTTATGGTGTGCCTCAGGTCTTGTACCCATTGGTTCTCGTCGTAACCCGACTTTAACAGTGTCTTATTGTTCTGGAGGAAATCTCCAACGTTAACTAGAACATCCCCGAGGAAAAGAATCTCCTCAATTCTCTCAAAAAGCCTGTTGGCTTCATTCTCGGTCTCTATGCGTACGACTGAGCCATCCTTGAGCTTGACAACGGGAGCTTCAATGGAGTCTACTGGTGTAATAGCTGCAGATTTCCCAGGGAGCTCTATACGAAGCTGGACCCCGGTGCAGAGGAATCGGTTAAGGATGATCATAGTTGCTGGGTGAACTCCCACAGCGGCAAGCCCTGTAGTCCTAGCGCGGCCGTACCTTAGCCTGAAGCCGCCAATTCTGTTTGGAAAAGAAAAGACGGGCCGGCCGACGATGATTTCCGCCATAAAGCTTGCCTCAGGCTTCTTCTTAGAGTTAATTTCTGCCGGTTTGTTTCCGATATTGACCAGCCAATCCCAACCCTCCAACCTGAGAGACTCGCAAATCCCATGTAGCTTCTTTGCCCGCCCCACGATGCCATCAATGACAACTATAAGGGCCCCGCCTCTGAG includes:
- a CDS encoding DNA polymerase II large subunit is translated as MTKISMSSEAAEYFDSLVDGLNDLYDVARNAKRNGLDPSLEPEPQITHDIAERIEKLIGPSGIRDRMRELEGMDRRAMAFKIAGEIVEGRFGRLEAIDAADQAVRTALAIVTEGVTVAPIQGIPEIKIKQNSDKTSYLAVYFAGPIRPAGGTAQALTLVVADYVRRMLGLDRFKPSDDTIGRFIEEVTLYRQRVRRFQFHVTEADLDYALRCLTVEATGVSTDHFEVSNYRDIPGIETNRLRGGALIVVIDGIVGRAKKLHGICESLRLEGWDWLVNIGNKPAEINSKKKPEASFMAEIIVGRPVFSFPNRIGGFRLRYGRARTTGLAAVGVHPATMIILNRFLCTGVQLRIELPGKSAAITPVDSIEAPVVKLKDGSVVRIETENEANRLFERIEEILFLGDVLVNVGDFLQNNKTLLKSGYDENQWVQDLRHTINKSSLGTPISTTRLEAFIAKKDTIPSPIEAITLTEFGVPLHPRYTYTWNAVTREELLRLRNALAESWPSQAPYELRLEPETKRILEMLLIPHDYFGSMVGLDMVAPILEKLLRLYESKIDVVEGTPLEIVRALSDIDIRDKAPVHVGARMGRPEKAKERKMSPYVHGLFPIGSAGGAQRNILKTKKGQTTAIQISANYCSQCGTLCYGVCCHVCGETAIARKRCPRCGRAVDTMVCPVCKVETNCSHSTDLDLRSLLDQAWKKIGAKLGEQLPARFKCVKALMNKNKTAEPLEKGFLRARYDLSVFKDGTLRYDLTDVPLTHFTPSEVGGNIEQLRNLGYIYDMHGNPLKNADQMLELKVQDIVLPEDCGDYLVKASKFIDDLLTLFYGVDPYYQINERGQMVGQLIHGLAPHTSATIIGRVIGYTRTRVCYAHPLWHAAKRRNCDGDEDGIMLALDPLLNFSRDFLPEQSGGLMDAPLYVIPVLNPSEVDKEALNVDVMSAYPPEFYSLCEQGANPREYAAVIETIGDRIGSIGQFQDMKYTEVCSDINLGAHFGAYTTLKSMLEKLESQLDLSEKIWAVDAEVVALKVITSHFMKDIFGNLRAFTSQKFRCMGCNRKYRRVPLKGVCLRCGGKLSLTVYKGGIKKYVSPALNLVQQFDLDSYYSDRLFLVNEELQSLFREEEDVKEQLDKQISLTDFMRG